A window of the Halotia branconii CENA392 genome harbors these coding sequences:
- a CDS encoding glycosyltransferase — protein sequence MMKVLHIYAGNLFGGVETLLVTLAKERSLCMQMQPYFALCFAGRLTNELRSWNANIQQLGNVRISHPWTVWRARLQLQQLLRREQFDVVICHSCWSQAIFGSVVKANNLPLIFWCHDVPNGQHFLEQWAKRVSPDLVIANSRYTQAAVPKLYPKINCETLYLPVACADIGNDASIRHTVRAELNTSDDAIVIIQASRLEPWKGQRVLLSALAQLRHIPGWVCWLTGGVQRPHEAEYLQELKVQVQQLGIGDRVLFLGQRHDVPRLLAAADIHCQPNTSAEPFGIAFVEALYAALPIVTTAIGGAAEIVDNSCGRLVAPNDINILSEVLGSLIANPSERATLAAGGKSRAEYLCNPVKQLTQLYNLLCEVVEHKVLV from the coding sequence ATGATGAAAGTTTTGCATATTTATGCGGGAAATCTATTTGGTGGTGTAGAAACACTACTGGTAACATTGGCAAAAGAGCGAAGTTTATGTATGCAGATGCAGCCTTACTTCGCTTTATGTTTTGCAGGTAGATTAACAAATGAATTGCGAAGCTGGAACGCAAATATTCAGCAGCTAGGTAATGTAAGGATTAGTCATCCTTGGACAGTGTGGAGAGCAAGATTACAACTTCAGCAATTATTGAGGCGAGAGCAATTTGATGTTGTGATTTGTCATTCTTGCTGGTCACAAGCGATTTTTGGCTCAGTTGTCAAAGCAAACAATTTACCACTTATCTTTTGGTGTCATGATGTGCCTAATGGTCAGCATTTTTTAGAACAGTGGGCTAAAAGGGTTTCACCAGATTTAGTAATTGCCAATAGTCGCTATACTCAAGCTGCTGTGCCAAAACTTTATCCTAAAATTAATTGTGAGACTCTCTATTTACCAGTAGCCTGTGCTGATATTGGTAATGATGCTTCGATTCGCCATACTGTAAGAGCCGAACTTAACACTTCCGATGATGCAATAGTAATTATTCAGGCATCTCGTCTAGAACCTTGGAAGGGACAAAGGGTGTTACTTTCAGCTTTGGCACAACTGCGCCATATACCAGGTTGGGTATGTTGGTTAACTGGAGGAGTACAACGTCCTCATGAAGCTGAATATCTACAAGAACTTAAAGTACAAGTACAACAACTCGGTATAGGCGATCGCGTGCTATTTTTAGGACAACGGCATGATGTACCCCGCTTGTTGGCTGCTGCTGATATCCACTGTCAACCTAATACTAGTGCAGAACCATTTGGAATTGCTTTTGTAGAAGCCCTTTATGCAGCCTTGCCAATAGTGACAACAGCCATAGGGGGAGCAGCAGAAATTGTCGATAATTCCTGTGGGCGTTTAGTTGCACCAAATGATATCAATATTTTGAGTGAAGTTTTAGGTTCTTTGATTGCCAATCCTAGCGAAAGAGCTACTTTAGCGGCTGGGGGCAAATCACGGGCTGAGTATCTCTGTAATCCTGTAAAGCAGTTAACTCAGCTTTACAATCTCCTTTGTGAAGTTGTTGAACATAAGGTTTTAGTATGA
- a CDS encoding class I SAM-dependent methyltransferase — protein sequence MIASDDTKQIVQADVENRAQQSLGASSEPVYQMVSRTLAQQYSGNGVLVDVGCGSGKLWSFVGDRFNHYIGVDAVRYADLPADTEFIPFNLDVGKAPLPDGCADVVCAVEIIEHLENPRAFVRELVRLTKPGGLVIVTTPNQLSLLSKLTLILKNQFNAFQEAPGLYPAHITALLEIDFYRIYTECNLTDLQIQYSNYGRIPFTSWHWPENLGFRGQAFSDNILCVGQKPKVQIYTI from the coding sequence ATGATTGCATCTGATGACACAAAACAAATAGTACAAGCTGATGTTGAAAACCGAGCGCAACAAAGCCTTGGTGCTAGTAGTGAGCCTGTTTACCAAATGGTATCTCGAACATTAGCACAACAATATTCTGGTAATGGTGTACTTGTAGATGTTGGTTGTGGTAGTGGGAAGCTCTGGTCGTTTGTAGGCGATCGCTTTAACCACTATATTGGTGTAGATGCTGTACGTTATGCTGATTTACCGGCAGATACAGAATTTATTCCTTTTAATTTGGATGTTGGTAAAGCACCTTTGCCAGATGGCTGTGCTGATGTAGTGTGTGCAGTTGAAATTATTGAACATCTCGAAAACCCACGGGCTTTTGTACGGGAACTAGTCAGGTTAACCAAGCCGGGAGGATTAGTAATTGTCACTACTCCCAATCAGTTAAGCTTACTCAGTAAATTGACTTTAATACTGAAAAATCAGTTCAACGCCTTTCAAGAAGCACCCGGTCTTTATCCGGCGCACATAACAGCTTTACTTGAAATTGATTTTTACCGTATTTATACGGAGTGTAATCTTACTGATCTTCAAATACAATACAGCAACTATGGACGTATACCTTTTACGTCGTGGCACTGGCCAGAAAATCTAGGCTTTCGTGGACAGGCATTTAGTGACAATATTCTTTGTGTAGGGCAAAAGCCAAAGGTACAAATATATACTATTTAA
- a CDS encoding FkbM family methyltransferase, translated as MRLSGILKPEYFYQPKVAWQRLLPFRAVSTAEFVNQKLPWGMHIRVRPQEEHGRILATLGVVDLAVTETLWRLTEPGEIVVDVGANIGCMTAVLAARVSSISGSCIWAFEAHPEIFTELKYNVDQWQEQLTNTQFIIQNLAISDQSGTVKLLIPKSFSSNRGLASIIANDENLNSNSLINSENIIVNSCTLDNIFPTQLIGVMKIDVEGHELKVIKGAINLLKQGRIRDCIFEEHLDYPTPVTTLFETMGYKIFRIERNIISPILLAPDSNDARTHWQPTSFIATRNPESVMSKFQKPGWQVLQ; from the coding sequence ATGAGGCTTTCTGGAATATTGAAACCGGAATATTTTTATCAACCAAAAGTCGCTTGGCAAAGATTATTACCATTTCGAGCAGTATCAACTGCTGAATTTGTCAATCAAAAACTTCCTTGGGGTATGCATATTAGAGTTCGTCCACAGGAAGAACATGGACGAATTCTTGCTACACTTGGAGTCGTTGATCTAGCCGTAACAGAAACTCTTTGGCGATTAACTGAACCAGGAGAAATAGTAGTAGATGTTGGAGCTAATATCGGTTGTATGACCGCAGTTTTGGCGGCTCGTGTTAGTTCTATTTCTGGTAGTTGTATTTGGGCTTTTGAAGCTCACCCAGAAATATTTACAGAGTTGAAATACAACGTTGATCAATGGCAAGAGCAATTAACAAATACACAGTTTATTATTCAAAACCTTGCCATTTCCGATCAAAGTGGTACTGTAAAACTTCTCATTCCTAAATCATTTAGTAGCAACCGAGGACTCGCTAGTATTATTGCTAATGATGAAAATTTAAATTCAAACAGTTTAATAAACTCAGAAAATATAATTGTCAACTCATGCACTCTAGATAATATATTTCCTACACAACTAATAGGAGTTATGAAAATAGATGTAGAAGGTCATGAACTGAAAGTAATTAAAGGAGCAATAAATTTACTAAAACAAGGTAGAATTCGTGATTGCATTTTTGAGGAACATCTTGACTATCCTACTCCTGTAACTACATTATTTGAGACAATGGGCTACAAAATTTTTAGAATTGAGAGAAATATTATTAGCCCTATACTATTAGCTCCTGATTCTAACGATGCACGTACTCATTGGCAACCAACAAGTTTTATTGCTACCCGTAATCCTGAAAGTGTGATGAGTAAGTTTCAGAAACCTGGATGGCAAGTATTACAGTAA
- a CDS encoding glycosyltransferase family 4 protein, whose translation MKSYLLITGDFVRTGGMDRANFALADYLARQKQQVYLVAHRVANELLAYPNVKFHRVSKIAKSYLFSSPLLSSMGRTLAQRLTNAGGRVLVNGGNCQWGDINWVHYVHAAYRPNNPTGLLRQLKNVVSYKLFLKTERQALQLARVIIVNSDKTKRDLVEKLGIAEQRLHKVYYGIDPQVFFPATQQERVALRQQLGWPADKTIVMFIGALGDRRKGFDTLFAAWQQLCNLPNWDADLVVIGVGTELKLWQHRAIVADISSRIHFLGFRTDVPHLLQAADCLVAPTRYEAYGLGVHEALCCGLPSIVSANAGVAERYPPELQDLLITNPENAVDLAARLQKWWCNKNHYSKLVSSLSQALRAYTWDDMAKNILNHIEQ comes from the coding sequence ATGAAGTCTTATCTACTGATAACAGGTGATTTTGTGAGAACGGGTGGGATGGACAGAGCTAATTTTGCTTTGGCTGACTACCTAGCAAGACAAAAACAACAAGTATATTTAGTTGCCCATCGGGTGGCAAATGAGTTGTTAGCTTATCCTAATGTTAAATTTCATCGAGTATCCAAGATAGCTAAGTCTTATTTATTCAGTAGTCCCTTGCTAAGTAGCATGGGACGCACTTTAGCACAACGCTTAACAAACGCTGGAGGACGAGTGCTAGTAAATGGCGGTAACTGCCAATGGGGAGATATCAACTGGGTGCATTACGTTCATGCAGCTTATCGACCTAACAATCCGACTGGGTTGTTACGTCAGTTGAAAAATGTAGTCTCTTATAAGCTGTTTTTGAAAACAGAACGACAAGCTTTGCAATTGGCGCGGGTAATTATTGTTAATTCAGATAAAACAAAAAGAGATTTAGTAGAGAAACTAGGGATTGCAGAACAGCGCCTCCACAAAGTTTATTATGGCATCGATCCCCAAGTCTTTTTTCCAGCGACACAACAGGAGCGTGTAGCACTTCGTCAGCAGCTTGGATGGCCTGCTGACAAAACGATTGTAATGTTCATTGGTGCTTTAGGCGATCGCCGCAAAGGATTCGATACACTTTTTGCAGCTTGGCAACAGTTATGTAATTTACCAAATTGGGATGCTGATTTGGTAGTAATTGGGGTTGGTACAGAACTGAAACTGTGGCAACACCGCGCTATTGTTGCAGACATCAGTTCACGTATTCATTTTCTGGGCTTTCGTACTGATGTGCCACATTTATTACAGGCGGCTGATTGCTTAGTTGCTCCTACTCGTTATGAAGCTTACGGTTTGGGAGTACATGAAGCCCTCTGTTGTGGTTTACCAAGCATAGTTAGTGCTAACGCTGGAGTTGCCGAACGCTATCCGCCAGAGTTGCAAGACTTGTTAATTACTAATCCTGAGAATGCTGTTGATTTAGCGGCGCGACTGCAAAAGTGGTGGTGCAATAAAAACCATTACAGCAAATTAGTATCTTCTCTTTCGCAAGCATTACGAGCTTACACTTGGGACGATATGGCAAAAAATATTTTAAACCATATAGAGCAATAG
- a CDS encoding glycosyltransferase family 4 protein → MKSLRILLVINSPPIPFGNADARWYYVLLKGLVEKGHHVTAFATSSKSEDIAKAQALFPSPNYDLRCYLIPKQSTGIMAKIKTIRQPYSYIFSQELRQDLATELTKPYDILHLEQLWSGWLGLQHRKRAVANVHYLFSLDGAFEYNNSLETHFRRFFTYQAEQKLLKAFPRIITLSERLAKHIQQVNSQAQIYTVPLGIDFSLYPFAEKKQLNQQPTVGLIGGFNWTPSYSAAERLINKLWPEIKRRVPNAKLQIVGRSAKNALAAFSHIKDLEIHQDVPDTLPYFANTDVMLYAPLAGSGMKVKVMEAFALGTPVVTNSDGIEGIPACDGIHAGICEDDEGLIKRTVELLENTFLQDKLRLKARQLIEEYCSPQVTVEQIEQIYQIINSNLL, encoded by the coding sequence ATGAAATCTCTACGGATTTTGCTAGTAATCAATTCACCACCAATACCATTTGGTAATGCTGATGCTAGGTGGTACTACGTTTTGCTTAAAGGTTTAGTTGAAAAAGGTCATCACGTTACTGCATTTGCAACCTCTAGCAAATCAGAAGACATCGCCAAAGCTCAGGCTCTTTTTCCATCACCTAATTATGACTTGCGTTGCTATCTCATTCCTAAACAAAGTACTGGAATAATGGCAAAGATAAAAACTATACGGCAACCTTATTCCTACATCTTTAGTCAAGAGTTACGCCAAGATTTAGCGACAGAACTGACTAAACCTTATGATATTCTTCATCTAGAACAGCTTTGGAGTGGTTGGCTAGGACTTCAGCATCGCAAAAGAGCAGTAGCTAATGTTCATTATCTATTTTCATTAGATGGAGCTTTTGAGTATAACAACTCTCTAGAAACTCACTTTAGACGATTTTTTACCTACCAAGCTGAACAGAAATTGCTCAAAGCTTTTCCAAGAATAATTACATTATCAGAACGTTTAGCAAAGCATATTCAACAAGTTAATTCTCAAGCTCAAATTTATACAGTTCCATTAGGAATTGACTTTTCGCTCTATCCATTTGCTGAAAAAAAGCAGCTAAACCAGCAGCCAACAGTTGGATTAATTGGTGGATTTAACTGGACACCATCCTATTCTGCGGCTGAAAGACTTATAAATAAACTATGGCCAGAAATTAAACGCCGTGTTCCTAATGCCAAACTGCAAATTGTTGGGCGGTCTGCTAAAAATGCCCTTGCAGCATTCAGCCATATAAAAGATTTGGAAATTCACCAAGATGTACCAGATACTTTACCCTACTTTGCTAATACAGATGTGATGTTATATGCACCTCTTGCAGGTAGTGGCATGAAGGTTAAAGTAATGGAAGCTTTTGCTTTAGGTACACCAGTTGTTACCAATTCTGATGGTATAGAAGGTATCCCGGCTTGTGATGGTATTCACGCTGGTATTTGTGAAGATGATGAAGGTCTAATCAAACGAACTGTGGAGTTATTAGAGAATACATTTCTTCAAGATAAACTACGCCTAAAAGCTAGACAGTTAATTGAAGAATATTGTAGTCCTCAAGTAACGGTTGAGCAAATTGAACAAATTTATCAAATAATAAATAGTAACTTATTATGA
- a CDS encoding glycosyltransferase — protein MPKIIVVNNYSLNWDIEEITNFKKPNQTIWGINYLQEWGYDILLIPQTTSSNLHRLNNLINKFSPADMGDFGQQFKALNELNEADLIYDTSGTQAQILSYMKAMGLLQVPIVSIFHKKLQPSRFKNIKKPFITSYVKGIDAFICLSKTFQNSIIAYGGEKKAFKVDWGPDSNFYSSYVKSDRGDIVAIGRTNRDFVTLGLAASQIKVPVHIICCEFNVTEKFNSFGENVKVTVMPNDQVIDGKQFYDILAGCRAIAIPLTHLGVTHLAGLTSLLDALGMGKPVIMTKNNHIDIDIEAEDIGISVELGDVTGWVKAMQWFEANPNNALVMGKKARKLVDNHLNSRIFAERVKEIFEQLLQKH, from the coding sequence ATGCCAAAAATTATTGTTGTCAATAACTATTCTCTGAATTGGGATATTGAAGAAATTACAAATTTCAAAAAACCAAATCAGACTATCTGGGGAATAAATTATTTGCAAGAATGGGGTTATGATATACTATTGATTCCACAAACAACATCAAGTAATTTACATAGGTTAAATAATTTAATCAATAAGTTTTCTCCTGCTGACATGGGAGATTTTGGTCAACAATTTAAAGCTCTAAATGAATTAAATGAAGCAGATTTAATATACGATACTTCAGGAACTCAGGCACAAATTCTATCTTACATGAAAGCTATGGGTTTACTCCAAGTTCCTATTGTTAGTATTTTTCACAAAAAGCTTCAACCATCTAGATTTAAAAATATAAAAAAACCATTCATCACCTCATACGTGAAAGGAATAGATGCTTTTATATGTTTAAGTAAAACTTTTCAAAATAGCATCATTGCTTATGGAGGAGAAAAAAAAGCTTTTAAAGTGGACTGGGGGCCTGATTCTAATTTCTACTCTAGCTATGTTAAAAGCGACAGGGGTGACATTGTAGCTATAGGTAGAACTAACCGAGACTTTGTAACTCTGGGACTAGCAGCTTCTCAAATAAAAGTGCCTGTACATATTATTTGCTGTGAGTTTAATGTGACAGAAAAATTTAACAGCTTCGGAGAAAATGTAAAAGTTACTGTGATGCCAAATGATCAAGTTATCGATGGAAAACAATTTTATGATATTTTAGCTGGTTGTAGAGCGATCGCTATACCTCTGACACATTTAGGAGTAACACATCTAGCAGGATTAACCTCATTACTAGATGCTCTTGGAATGGGTAAACCAGTGATAATGACTAAAAATAACCACATCGACATTGATATTGAAGCAGAGGATATTGGCATTTCGGTAGAACTTGGAGATGTAACAGGTTGGGTAAAAGCAATGCAATGGTTTGAAGCAAATCCAAATAATGCATTAGTTATGGGGAAAAAAGCCAGAAAACTTGTTGATAATCATTTAAATTCTCGTATTTTTGCAGAGCGAGTCAAAGAGATTTTTGAACAGCTTTTACAGAAGCATTAA
- a CDS encoding glycosyltransferase family 4 protein: MIKVAFNARLLTTPTLRGWNRYTINLLQELAALGIKLFLYSDQPLHSTHLEKLPIDSYYVRIAPPMRYVLWEQYWLPKQCEKDKIEILHCPMNFGLPWSSPCPRVLTLHDAIDQVYYSQDKSWYQQLNLTDIQNRIYHWIARNQAERIITVSQHSKQDIIEYLHIPENKITVIYEAANKTFHQKITQSESLRVRDKYQLQRSYIFYIGGWEKRKNIPFLMNAFAQANIKGVDLVLAGGKDEERTTLVNLAESLEIKNRLQLLGWVDDVDLPALYAEAICFVYPSEYEGFGLQMCEAMAVGCPVFAARSTCLPEVLGNGGETFSISETEELVNLLQCLVNDRSYYYHLANRAKNRSQQFSWQTTSQRTQEVYQQILCKTI, encoded by the coding sequence ATGATCAAGGTTGCATTTAATGCCAGACTTCTGACAACACCTACATTGAGAGGATGGAACCGCTACACTATAAATCTGTTGCAAGAATTAGCAGCATTGGGTATAAAACTTTTTTTGTACTCAGACCAGCCTTTACATTCAACGCATTTAGAAAAGTTACCTATAGATAGCTATTATGTACGCATTGCTCCCCCTATGCGCTATGTTTTATGGGAACAATATTGGTTGCCAAAACAATGTGAAAAAGACAAAATAGAGATTTTACACTGCCCAATGAACTTTGGTCTTCCTTGGTCAAGTCCTTGCCCTCGCGTATTGACTTTGCATGATGCAATAGACCAAGTTTATTACTCCCAAGATAAATCTTGGTATCAACAGTTGAATCTGACAGATATACAAAATAGAATTTATCATTGGATTGCGAGAAATCAAGCAGAGCGTATTATTACTGTTAGTCAGCATTCCAAACAAGATATTATTGAATATTTACATATCCCAGAAAACAAAATTACAGTTATTTACGAAGCTGCTAATAAAACTTTTCATCAGAAAATAACTCAATCTGAATCCTTACGAGTTCGTGATAAATATCAGTTACAACGTAGTTATATTTTTTATATTGGTGGCTGGGAAAAACGCAAAAATATTCCTTTCTTAATGAATGCTTTTGCTCAAGCTAATATAAAGGGCGTAGATTTAGTACTCGCTGGTGGTAAAGATGAAGAGCGTACTACACTAGTTAATTTGGCAGAATCGTTAGAAATAAAAAATCGTTTGCAGCTTTTAGGTTGGGTAGATGACGTAGATTTGCCAGCACTTTATGCTGAAGCTATCTGTTTTGTTTATCCTAGCGAATACGAAGGTTTTGGTCTGCAAATGTGTGAAGCAATGGCGGTTGGTTGTCCAGTTTTTGCTGCAAGATCTACTTGTTTACCAGAGGTTTTAGGCAATGGTGGTGAAACTTTTTCAATTTCTGAAACTGAAGAGCTAGTTAATTTATTGCAGTGCTTAGTAAACGATAGATCCTACTATTATCATCTAGCTAATCGAGCTAAAAACCGCAGCCAACAATTTAGTTGGCAAACCACTTCTCAAAGAACGCAAGAAGTTTACCAACAAATATTATGCAAGACAATCTAG
- a CDS encoding class I SAM-dependent methyltransferase, with product MQDNLVYLNYWERKELLKSGVPKFFLIRWWLSSELCEVEQVIFNTIKNRDTILDVGAGDLKIMQKMKQAGYSGQYHTQDIGAEFKYEYTTLNEIKHQYSAILCLDIIEHLQLTEGLAMIHKMIGLLAPGGVIILQTPNGRCVRSPLASDMTHIHCYNINDLWSYLTCMGLQVEGYRVVFEAKQKTWNQRMIEIVGKYIITRILGLDYADNIILIGYKQSVK from the coding sequence ATGCAAGACAATCTAGTTTATTTAAATTATTGGGAAAGAAAAGAATTGCTAAAATCAGGAGTACCAAAATTCTTTTTAATTCGGTGGTGGTTATCATCAGAACTTTGTGAGGTTGAACAAGTTATTTTTAACACAATTAAAAATCGAGATACTATTCTTGATGTAGGAGCTGGTGATCTGAAAATAATGCAAAAAATGAAACAAGCAGGTTATTCAGGACAGTATCATACGCAAGATATAGGTGCAGAATTTAAATATGAATATACAACTTTAAATGAAATAAAACATCAATACTCAGCTATTTTATGTTTAGATATTATCGAGCATTTACAGTTAACAGAAGGTCTAGCAATGATTCATAAAATGATTGGTTTGTTAGCTCCAGGTGGTGTAATTATTTTACAAACTCCTAATGGACGCTGTGTAAGAAGTCCATTAGCTTCAGATATGACGCACATTCATTGTTACAATATCAATGATTTATGGTCTTATTTAACATGTATGGGATTACAAGTTGAAGGATATAGAGTTGTTTTTGAAGCAAAACAAAAAACTTGGAATCAGCGAATGATAGAAATAGTAGGGAAATATATTATTACTCGCATTTTAGGTCTTGATTATGCTGATAATATAATTTTGATTGGTTATAAGCAAAGTGTTAAATAA